GATTCCCTTTACCACTACTCATCTCAATTTGGAGCTTACGGCGCCTCATTCGATTCTCAAGCTTCATACCTCTCAAACTCTGGATTCTTTGTTCAATCTCAAGAGCTTGAGAAAAATTCCAGATCCTGATAACACCATCTTCACCACCACAAGCAATTCGATCAGAACCAATACCCACAGAGAACAAATTGCATCCAAACCCATGTAGCATTCTCTGTGGGGGTTCCACATTCTTTTGGTCCGCATTGCTACCCTTAAAAATCTTTCCAGTAGGTGAAATTTTGCTGGTCTTCAGCAACTTTCTCACATCAATAAGCGATATCTTCCCATCACTGGAAGCTGAAACTAACCAAGGGAACTCAAATGCAAGAGAATAAACAGATCCAGTGTGAGGAATCCAAGTTGCAATCCTTCGCGTATTGCACTTAACATTTCTAGTGACCTCAAACATGTGTATGGAGCCATCCTCCCCTCCAGTAAACAGAAGCTTCCCTGAGTGGCTTCGTGCCAAGGCATATGCGTTACCAGCATGGGCACTGTAAATGATGGAAAGCAGGGATCCAGAAGCAGTGTCCCAAATGTAAGCACTTGAACCTGCAGTGCTCCCAATTGTAGTATCATGAGGAACGAGGCTCCAAACCCAGTCATTGTGCACCAAGATATTCAAACATTTCAGAGAAGAACGATCCCAAACACGCACAGTCATGTCCCAGGAACCACTGTACATTTTCCCGAATTCCAAAGCAAGACAAGTTATAGGACCATCATGTCCCCAGATTCGGAACTCCATATTCTGATTGTGCGGTGCCCTAAGGTCAAACAAGTGAGGGTTCCCATCCT
This portion of the Salvia splendens isolate huo1 chromosome 10, SspV2, whole genome shotgun sequence genome encodes:
- the LOC121751020 gene encoding F-box/WD-40 repeat-containing protein At5g21040-like, translated to MAFECRQDTEIGLKNCSKKCVDELGKLELLSNQIVFVKNGKTESLGIGKQLCISKSNSEIGLSFSEALPNQHWSFSDLPPALISEIFNYLDPKGLGIVSCVNTYLYRLASDHCLWKDFYYERWGHPATAANLGPGGSDENSWKKLFVEREFRSKTFMGRYSIDTLYGHKEAVRTVFVLASKKLVFTSGYDQVVRMWDLEEGLSITSSRPLGCTIRAVAADTKLLVAGGTDGFIHGWKVEDGNPHLFDLRAPHNQNMEFRIWGHDGPITCLALEFGKMYSGSWDMTVRVWDRSSLKCLNILVHNDWVWSLVPHDTTIGSTAGSSAYIWDTASGSLLSIIYSAHAGNAYALARSHSGKLLFTGGEDGSIHMFEVTRNVKCNTRRIATWIPHTGSVYSLAFEFPWLVSASSDGKISLIDVRKLLKTSKISPTGKIFKGSNADQKNVEPPQRMLHGFGCNLFSVGIGSDRIACGGEDGVIRIWNFSQALEIEQRIQSLRGMKLENRMRRRKLQIEMSSGKGNPGEQCSAAAKKNQMNSDKNGWHNRRRVGGKVKV